From the genome of Mucilaginibacter paludis DSM 18603:
CAATACATCGTTTGCAGACATTACTACCTCGCCACTGCGGCATATTGCCGTGCATGTAGAACAGATACCCGCACGGCAACTGTACGGTATTTGGATATTATTTTGCAGCGCCGCTTGCAGTATAGATTGATTTTCGCCCACTACTAAATCATAGGTGGTTTTTTTTATATCAAGCTTAATAGTTCTGGGTGGGAAAGTGAGGCTGTTGGCTACTACGGATACAGTTTCGAGCACAAAGTTTTCTTTACGGATCTGTATAGGATCAAACCCCATATAAATCAGCGTAAGCCTGATCATCCGCATATAGGTGAAGGGGCCGCAAATTAAAAACTCGGCCGTGTTCGCTTCATGATGCAGGTGCTCACCAACCAGTTGTGCTACAACATCGTTATTTAAACGCTTGCCGGGAGAGTTGTTTTCGCTTACGCTGAAAAGATAAATTACTTTAAATCGCTTGGGATGTGCATTAGCGAGTAAGTTAAGATCATCATAAAACAACGCCGACCTTAAATGATGGCTGCTGTATACCAGGGTGATCTGACTATCTCCCGGCTGTGCTAAAATATGCTTGATCTGTGAGTAGCAAGGCGTGATACCGCTACCCGCCGCAAAAAAAAAGATATCTTTAGCCGCGATGTAATCGGTCACCGTAAACTTACCAGCTGGCGCTAAGGCATTCCAAACATCGCCTACCTGCGTTTTGCTAAGCAAGAAACGCGATATCTCGCCATTTTCCATTCGCTTTACCGTGATGGATAGTAAACTTTCGTTCGGCGACGAACTCAGCGAATACGACCGCCGGATCTCTTTTTGATGATGAGCAAAAATGAGCGTAATAAACTGTCCGGCCAGGTAAGTGATGCTGGCGCCGTTAAGCTCACTCAGAAAAAAAGTTGCCGTATCGCCGGTTTCCCATCGAATGGCTTCTACTTTGAGCTGGAGCATAAAACGTTAGGAAACTTTTAAAACTATTTTACCAAACTGGCTCGATTTTTCCATCTTGGTTATCGCTTCGTTAGCGTGTTCCAATGGGAATACCTCATCAACCACGGGCACTATCTGGTGCGTATCAACCATATCGAGCATGGCCTTAAACTCATCGGCTGTGCCCATCATAGACCCTAATAGTTGTAATTGTTTGTAAAAAAACTTTCGCGCGTTAAACGCTGGGAAATCTCCTGCTGTGCCGCCAAAAGTTACAATACGTGCGCCCGGATTACAGATATCGGGGAGTTTGGCAAAGCCTTCGCCCAAAGCACTGTCAATCACCACATCAAAGCCGCTGGCCAGGGCATGGAGTTGCTCAGCCCAGTCGGCATCTTTATAATTAACGCCTGCGGTGGCACCTAAACCTTTAGCCAGCGCTATCTTTTCGGCCGAGCTGGATGTTACGTATACAGTAGCTCCCGCAGCAACCGCCCACTGTATGGCAAAGCTACCTGTACCGCTGCCCGCGCCAACTATCAATACCTTATCCCCCGCTTTTAATCGCCCTTTGGTGAACAGGGCACGATAAGCTGTTAAACCCGCCAGCGGAATGGCCGCTGCCTGCTCCCAGCTTAAATGTGCAGGCTTGGTGTATAAGTATTCTGCCTTGGTTTTTACATATTCGGCAAAAGTGCCGTCCTCCGGCAGGCCAAGTATCTTAAAATCTTTACCCTGAAAATCGGGGTTATCGCCATAATCATGGCTCGGGTTAAGGATAACCTCTTTGCCTATCCAGGCCGCATCAACACCTTGGCCAACCTCGCTTACTATTCCAGATCCATCCGAACCTAAAATGGTTGGGTATTTAATGCCCGCGTATTTACCGATAGTGATCCAGTAATCGCGACGGTTTAGCGCGGCTGCTTTAATTTGAACCAGCACTTCACCGGCTTGCAGTACAGGTTTTTCAACTTCCTTTAAGGTGTTTTTTTCGTTAGCTTCGAGTACGATGGCTTTCATGGGTAGTGGTTATGAGTTATTTGCCATGCTATTGGCAAATGATAAGGCATTGTATGTATACTTAACAGAAAACTGTTTTAAAAAGAAAAACGGCAGAAGTTTAAAGTTCTGCCGTTTTAATAAAAAAACTAATTGCTTAAGCTATTGCTTTTTTGTAAAGATCGGCAACGTGTGCCCAGTTGATTACATTAAAGAAAGCTGCAATATAATCCGGACGTTTGTTTTGATATTTTAAGTAGTAAGCATGTTCCCAAACATCCAAACCTAAAACCGGGGTACCTTTTACTTCAGCAATATCCATCAGGGTATTGTCCTGGTTTGGGGTTGAAGTGATAGCCAGTTTTTTATCAGGAGTAACAATTAACCATGCCCAACCAGAACCAAAGCGGGTTGCACCGGCTTCGGAAAATTTGGTTTTAAATTCAGAGAACGAACCGAAAGTGCTCTTAATAGCTTCCTCTAATTCGCCTGTTGGCTCGCCACCACCGTTAGGTGTTAAAATGGTCCAGAAAAAAGTGTGGTTGTAGTGACCGCCACCATTGTTACGCACCGCTGGCGGAAATTTTGATATATTGTGGATGATATCTTCAATGGTGCTGCTTGCCTCTGGTTTGCCCTCAAGCGCCTTGTTTAAATTAGTAACGTAGGCCTGGTGATGCTTGCCATGGTGAATTTCCATGGTCAATTTATCAATGTGTGGTTCTAAAGCGTCGGTAGCGTAAGGTAACGCTGGTAATTCAAATGCCATGTGAGTTTATTTTTAAAGGTTAAATAATGTCTTGACAAAGTGTCGACACAAATATAAAGGCATGAAACCGTTTTTTGTTCAGATAAATGTTAACTTTTAAGCCTTTTCTTTCTAAAAAACTCTCGAACCAGCTCAGAACACTCATTTTCCATAATTCCGCCTGTAATTAAAGTTTTAGGATGGGTTATCTTTTGGTTCAGTCTGCCAAAACCCAGCCGGGTATCATAAGCTCCAAAAACTATTTTACCCACCTGGAACCAATACGATGCCCCCGCGCACATTACACAAGGCTCCATGGTAACGTATAAAGTACAATCGGGCAGATATTTACCGCCAGTGTAATTGGTGGCCGCCGTAAGGGCCTGCATTTCGGCATGTGCAGATACATCGTTCAGCCGTTCGGTAAGGTTATGGCCGCGCCCGATGATCTGCCCCTTGCAAACTACAAGGGCACCTATAGGTATTTCGTCTTCGGCCAATGCCAGCCTGGCTTCTTTAAGCGCCTCCTTCATAAAAAAGTCGTCGGGAGATATGGCAGGTATCTCATCGCTAAAATTATAATATCTCATTGCTGTTTGTTATCAGGCTGCTGTTTTAAGCGCCGTAGTTTTAATAAGATCGCAACCGCTGTTTTAAACCGTTAAATCAGTTTATGCCCGTTTGGTACAGGCTTATCAATACAGGCTAAAACAATATCCCCATTCTCGTCGGCGAAGCCTGTAACCAAAAACTCCGACATAAAAGTAGCTATTTGTTTTTTAGGGAAATTAATGACCCCCATAATTTGTTTACCAACTAACTCTTCCCTGGTATAATGCCTTGTGATTTGCGCGCTCGACCATTTAACGCCCAACTCGCCAAAATCAACCTGCAATTTGTAAGCAGGTTTCCGCGCCTCCGGGAAATCAAGCACAGTTAATATCGTGCCCGCGCGTAGTTCAACCTTTTCAAAATCGTGCCAAGTGATAGTTTCCATTCTTCAAAAGTATTAAAAAGTCCATAGTTGATGGTCTGTAGCCCGTGGTAAATTTTATAGGCGGCAATGATTTGGGCAGCCTTTAACAAGCCCCTTCCCGCGGCGACTGAGGTGCGCCGATGCTCTAAATTAAGAATACTGATTGTCGGAGCAAATAAGCACATTGACAATCAGCGCACCGAATATGATGCATACTTGCCGCTTTTAGAAGTTCCCTCCTCGCGTCGGGATGACATAATGGAGAGAAATTCAACATTGACAATCAACAACTTAACAGTACTCGATTATGATCCACTTAGAAAACTATTTCCCCGGAGCCCAATAATTACCCGATAAGATAATCATGTTGATCATTTTGATGCTGTTATCATAATAATCGAAGCCATCCATGTCAAATTTCAGCAGGTAATCCCATACATGGTTTAACCACACCTGATTTTTTTGATCAACCATGGCCGACACCGCGAAGGGGGCAATAAAACTCAAGGCCTCAAAATAGCGCCCCTTTAAATCATTCCCTTGCAGGGTATAACCCGCCGATATGTTATCCGGGTTCCCGTTGGTTGTAGTGCGTATCCAGGTGTTAATTTTATCCACTACGGCTTTTGATCGCTTATCGCCATACAAAATATAATCTGTAGCTATGCGCCAGGGCACCCGGCAAGCATTATAGTTATAGTAACCATCATACGGCGATTCCAGGTAGTGGGCGCGGGCGGGCACCGGTTTTTTATTAATGTGCTGGATAAAATCTGGAATCAGGCCCGCATCGGGGCTATACTTATGTTGCAAAAATTGAAACAGCGTGTAGTTACGGTCAACCACCTTATCCCAGCCTGCATTGTTGCTGGCTGTTTTAAATTCCCTGAAATGAGCAGGCATAAAATCTGACGAGCGCGTATCAAAATAATCCCGGCTATCATACTCCACCGAGTTGCTCAATATAACCGAGAAAGTTTTGGGGTTGATCTCCTGCTTCATGATGGAGGCGATCATCTGCCGGGCTTCGTCATGATAATTGATATCGCCTTTACTGCCCCATTGTTTATCGGCCAGCAATAACGAATAGGCAATATCCATATCACCGTCGGTTGCGCTGCTTCCGCTGATATCCTTACAGTTATTATTTTGTGCCCAGGCCATTAAATGTGGGTCGCGTTTGCTGGGGTGCGCCTTGTAATACTTAAAGAGGCCATCGTAGGTAGCTTTAGCTTTTTTATCATAACCCGCCATCAGCGCAACTATCATCATCCCGTAGCCTTGCCCTTCTGATACGGATTGCTTTTGGCCCGGTTTTTCAAACCAGACGTAATACTGCCCGTTATTACAGTTGGTATTAATGTAACGCGCTTTCCACAAAATATAAAAAGAGCGCACGCTGTTATCCAGCTCCTTTTGCGAAACATGGTTTGGCTTAATTACCCCATCAAAATAACGGACATGTTGTGGGAATGATCTTTTTGGATTTTGAGAAAACAAAGAACTGCTGAACGTTAACAGCCCAATTATTGTTATTAGTTTTTTGTAACGTAACATGGCTTAATCAGTTAATAACCGGAAGTAAATTCCGGCTATACAAATACATCGTTCCAAACATTTTTGTTTGTCAGCTTATAGGGCTAACACCTTATTCCAGATTTCTTCATCCACCGGGATGCCTTCCCTGATATTTTTTATTCGCGTTTTTAAAGTATTTTCTCCCGGATATGATATAGCTCCATCCTCTTTTTCGAGTCGGCTGGTTTTCGCATAGGCAATAATCTGCTCAATTAAGCGACTGGTAATATCCGTATCTGGCTGATGAATGCAGATAAATACCTGTGATACACCGGCCTCTTTCCCGCTTTCGGTAATCTTTTCGGTAGATCGACCCTGGCTCAAAATGGTCACCAATAAATCAAGCATCAGGGATAAACCCGAACCTTTCCAGAAACCGATAGGCAATATCCGTTTGGATTGTATGATATCCGTAGCATTGGTGCTGAGTTTTCCGCTATCATCATATCCTCCCGGCAAAGGCAATTCCTCGTTATTGGATTGATATTGCAAAAGCTTGCCAAACGAATATTGGGATATGGCCATATCCAGCACCACATGCCCTCCCTTACGCGGAACGGCGATAATTAAAGGGTTGTTACCCAATCGCGGATCGATGCCGCCCCAGGGTGGCACATTAGCAATGGTATTGGTAAAACAAATACCTATACAGCCTGCTTCGGCAGCCTGCCAGCCATATGTACCGCCGCGCATCCAATGGTTGGTGTTACGGATGGCAACACAGCCTATACCGTGCTCTTTAGCCAGGTCAATGGCTCTTTGCATGCAATGGGTGGCATTCAGTATACCGGGGGCAAGGTTGCCCTCCCATTGCTCTATCAAACCGATATGATTAGCCAGCGCAGGCTGTGCATCAACCTTGATCAAACCATCCTTAATTAATTCAACAAAAACCGGAAAGCGGTTTAAACCGTGCGTATAAACACCGTCGCGGCTATTTTCAGCAAAAATGTTGGCGCAATGTGCTGCACGTTCCTGGCTCATATTCAGTTTCAGCAGTACTCTTAAAAATTCAGAACGTAAAATTTCAAACGGTATTCTCATAGTGGATGTGATGATGCCTTTTAATAATAAAAAAGAAAAGCCCTTTGAAATTAAGTAAAGGCTTTACATTGAAACAATATATTGACAGATAAAGTATATTTTTGCTTTATGCTGGAAGGAAAAAAAATTGTACTGGGCGTTTGCGGCAGCATTGCCGCTTATAAATCCGCATTCCTGGTACGTTTGCTGGTGAAAGCCGGTGCCGAGGTACAGGTAGTAATGACGCCCGGTGCCGTGCAATTTATAACACCCCTAACATTAGCCACACTATCGAAAAAACCGGTATTGGTTGATTATTTTGAACCTGCTACTGGCGAATGGAACAACCATGTTGACCTGGGCCTATGGGCCGATATGATGATCATAGCACCGGCTACTGCCAACACCCTGGCTAAGATGGCTAAGGGCCTTTGCGATAATTTACTTACAGCAGTTTACTTATCGGCCAGGTGCCCTGTGTATATAGCCCCTGCGATGGACCTGGACATGTGGAAACACGGCGCTACCTTGCAAAATGTTGATCAATTAAAATCATACGGTAACTTATTTATACAGCCCGGCTATGGCGAGCTGGCGAGCGGCTTAGTTGGGGAGGGCCGCATGGCCGAACCGGAAGAGATTGTTAACTATCTTTCAGAAGAAATGAAAAAGGCGCTTCCGCTAAACGGACAGAATGCGCTGGTTACTGCCGGGCCTACTTATGAGGCCATTGACCCCGTTCGATTTTTGGGCAACCACTCTTCGGGAAAAATGGGCTTCGCCATTGCCGACGAACTGGCCAGGCTGGGCGCAGATGTGACTTTAATCTCGGGGCCATCGGCACAACAAAGCAGGCGCCAATCCATCAAACGGGTTAACGTTACATCTGCCGCCCAAATGTTGGATGCCTGCCGCCAGTATTTTAGCGACGCCCAAATTTGTGTAATGAGCGCGGCTGTGGCCGATTATACGCCGGTAACCGTAGCCGACCAAAAAATTAAAAAGCAGGCTGACGGATTTACCATCGAACTCAAAAAAACCACTGATATACTCAAGGTGCTGGGGACAGATAAGCGCCCGGGCCAACTACTGGTTGGATTTGCCTTAGAGACGAACGAGGAGGAGAAAAATGCCGAAGACAAACTGCAGAAAAAAAACCTGGATTTTATTGTATTAAACTCCTTGAACGATGCCGGGGCGGGTTTTAAAACCGACACCAATAAAATAACGATTATTGACCGTGACCTACGTAAAACAAGCTTTGAGCTTAAAACCAAAGAGGAAGTAGCCGCAGATATTTGCCAAAAGATTATTGAACTGATAAAAGGATGAAGAAGCTTGTTACCTGTATTGTAATATTATTAATCCTGGCCAACCTGGTTGCAGCCCAGGACTTAAATGCGCGGGTACAGGTACTTTCGCCTAAAATACAAACCAGCAATAAGCGGATTTTCCAGGTTTTAGAAAATGCCATTAAAGATTTTTTGAATAACCGCAAATGGAGCGCCGACCAGATTTTACCGCAGGAAAGGATTGATTGCAACCTGGTTTTAAACATTACCGCCTGGGACGGAAGCAGCAAATACAGCGGCGAACTACAGGTACAATCAACCCGGCCCATTTACGGATCAACCTATAACAGTACCCTGTTAACTGTGAACGACAAAGATTTTGACTGGACCTATACCGAGGGCCAGTTATTGGATTATAACGATCAAACTTTTCAAAGCAATTTAACATCGGTATTAGCCTATTACGCTTATGTAATTATAGGCATGGATTATGATTCGTTTTCTAAATATGCCGGCACACCTTATTTTGCCAAAGCCCAAACCATTGTTAACGCGGCACAATCGGCATCGTACAAAGGATGGAACGCTTTTGACAATAGCCATAACCGCTACTGGCTGGCCGAAAACCTCAATAACAAACGTTACCTTATTATCCGCGAGTTTAATTATAACTACCACCGCAACGGGTTGGACCTGATGGCGGATAATCCGGCAAACGCCCGCAAGGCTATTGCTGCCTTATTGCCCGATCTCTCGCAAATTGACCGTCAAAGTTTAGGTACTATGCTACCACAACTTTTTTTTACTGCTAAAAGCGATGAGTTTGTATCCGTATTTAGTGTAGCCGACCCTCAAACTAAGATGAAGGTCTATAATATTCTGAATGGAGCCGACCCATCCAATGGGAACAAATACCAGGCGCTCCAAAAAAATTAAAAATATATACGATTTGCGTAAGCACCGAATTTGTAATTTAGTATCCTCAATAAAGGGGATACTTTTTTATGCTTCAACAGCTCAAAATAAATAATTACGCACTGATTGATAACCTGGAGATCACCTTTAACCGGGGCCTGAACATCCTGACGGGCGAAACAGGCGCAGGTAAATCCATTATCCTGGGTGCGCTATCGTTAATATTAGGTCAGCGTGCCGAAAGCCGTTACTTTTTTAATCAGCAAAAAAAATGCATTATCGAAGGTACTTTTCACATCGGCGAGTTCCATATCAAGGCTTTTTTTGAGGATAACGACCTTGATTATGCTGCTGAAACCGTATTGCGCAGGGAAATATCGGCAGATGGAAAATCGCGGGCTTTTGTTAATGATACACCGGTAAACCTGAATACGCTGAAACAGTTAGGTGAGCGATTGATAGATATCCACTCGCAGCATGCCACTTTAGAAATTAATGATGCCGCTTTCCAGTTGCTGGTTATTGATTCTGTTGCCAAACATCCCGAGCTTTTAAATGAGTACCAGGTTACGTACCGCTTGTTCAAAACATCATCAGCCAAATTAAAACAGCTACAAGATGAAAGCGGGAAGGCTAAGTCGGAATTAGACTATCACCAGTTCCAGTATGATGAGCTGGAGAAAGCCAACCTGAGTGAGGATGAGCAGGAAAAACTGGAACAGGAGCTATACGCTTTAAACAATGCAGGGGATATTAAACGCAATTTATTAGGCGCTCATTATTTGATGCAAGAGGGTGAAACATCTGCATTGATCCAGTTACGCGATGCCGCCCACCAGCTATCTGCCTTAGAAAAATTTAACCCGCAGATACAGGAACTTAACCAGCGCCTAAACAGCACGGTTATTGAGCTAAGAGATATTGCCGCCGAAATTGAAAATATGGAGCAACGTACTTTGATTAATGAGGAACGTGTAGCTGAAATAAACGAACGCCTGAGCTTGATTTATGCCCTGCAAAAAAAGCACCGTGTAAATACCAATGCCGAATTGCTCCAGATTCAGCAAGAACTATCGGACAAGATACAACAGGTATTATTTGGCGACGAAGAGATCGAAGAATTGCAGCAGCAGATTAATCATCAGGCCGAAGTATTGAAAAAACTGGCCCAGCAACTGTCGGTTAACCGTACAGCGGCTATCCCTGTTATTGAAAAGCAGGTGCAGCAAACCTTGGCCGAGATGGGAATGGCCAATGCCACGCTGAAAATTGAAAATACCATTTCGGCTGAAAGCAATTTTGATCAGAATGGGATAGACCACATCCGCTTTTTGTTTTCGGCAAACAAAGGCTATACCTTATCCGAAATGAGCAAGGTAGCCTCCGGAGGGGAACTCTCCCGGTTAATGCTCAGCATTAAATCGCTCATAGCAAGCAATACCGCCCTGCCTACCATTATTTTCGACGAGATTGATACAGGGGTATCCGGCGAGGTAGCCAACAAGGTAGGCCAGGTAATGGAAAGACTTGCTGAAAACCTACAGGTAATTACCATTACGCACTTACCGCAAATAGCGAGCAAGGGCGACAGCCATTATTTTATTTATAAGGATGATAGCGCGGCTACAACTTATACCCGTATTAAGCCATTATCAAACAATGAGCGCGTTGTGGAGATAGCCAAAATGTTAAGTGGCAACAATCCTGGCGAAAGTGCATTGCAGAATGCAAAGGAATTACTGGCGGGGAGCTAAAGCTTTTAAAGTATCCGTCAGTAAGTTTTAAGCAGTGATCGCATATTTACGCCTGGTTGGAATGGAGTTATGATAATCTTTCTATCTCTTCTTTAGATAGCTTAGTAGTTTTGGCAATAAATTCGATAGACAGCCCTTCTTTTTTAAGTTCACTGGCGATGGTTAAAGATTTATTATATTCATCTTGTTCGATGCCTTGTTTTTTGGCTCTGTCCAATCTGGGTTTTCAAACGCCTGTAATACCGCGAAAAGCTCATTCCTCTCCGAATTTTGTCTTTGGGCGTTTGTTTATTTATAGTCGCCTGGCCATGTCCAATGCCAAATCAAATAACATATAAGTAAAAAAGAAATTTCACTTGGCAGTGGTTCTAATAAAAAAGAAAACGATAACTAATTGTATGATTAAATTTAAACTATCGGCCAATCCAATTGATAAGCTATTCTGGGAATTAAACGAAGAATTCGAGACTCATAAATATAATCTTCGCGGAGGTAGGCATCCCGGTTAAAAATATTTCATATTTTTAATTATTGATAAACACAAGGCATTCCTATGGGACTTTTTGATAAGCTGATAAACGAGTATATAGATATTATTGAATGGGTTGACCATACCAGCAACACCCTGGTATGGAAATTTCCCAGAGCGGATAATGAAATAAAAATGGGCGCCAAGCTTACCGTGCGCGAGTCGCAGATGGCCATTTTTATGAACGAAGGCAAAATAGCCGATATTTATGGCCCTGGTATGTATCAGCTTACAACACAAAACATGCCTTTACTTTCAACTTTAAATGGCTGGGTTTACGGATTTCACAGCCCCTTTAAGGCCGACGTTTATTTTGTGAGTACCCGGCAGTTTACCAATCAAAAATGGGGAACCCCGAATCCGGTTATGATTCGCGATGTCGAATTTGGACCTGTCAGGCTTAGGGCTTTTGGATCGTTTTCATTTGCGGTGAGCGATCCTGCGTTGTTTTTGAAAGAGATATCGGCAACAAATCCCGATTTTTTAACTGATGATATCAACCAGCAAATGCGCAACATTGCCATGTCCAGAGGCATGGATGCTATCGCTGCATCAAAAATAGCAGTGCTTGACCTTACTGCCAATTATACCTCCCTGTCCAACCTGATCACTGAAAAGATCCAGCCTGATTTTGCCGAGCTGGGCTTAACCCTGAAGAAATTTTTAGTCGAGAATATTTCTTTGCCACCCGAAGTTGAGCAGGCGCTTGATAAGCGCAGCGAAATGGGTGTTATAGGCAACCTTGGCGCTTATACACAGTATCAGGCAGCAAATGCTATTGAAGAAACCGCAGCAAACCCCGGCACCGGTGGCTTTGGTGCTACAGGTATGGCTATTGGCGCGGGGGCGGTAATGGCTGGCCAATTAAGTAACGCGTTTCAAGCAACACAATTTAATAACCAAACAGCTAATTTAAACCAGGCCCAAACACCTCCGCCGGTACCTGTGGCGGTTGATTATTTTCTGGCTGTTAACGGTAAATCGGAGGGGCCTTACAATATTGGCCAGTTAACCGGGATGATTGATAGCAATAGCATGGTATGGAAAAAAGG
Proteins encoded in this window:
- a CDS encoding SPFH domain-containing protein — encoded protein: MGLFDKLINEYIDIIEWVDHTSNTLVWKFPRADNEIKMGAKLTVRESQMAIFMNEGKIADIYGPGMYQLTTQNMPLLSTLNGWVYGFHSPFKADVYFVSTRQFTNQKWGTPNPVMIRDVEFGPVRLRAFGSFSFAVSDPALFLKEISATNPDFLTDDINQQMRNIAMSRGMDAIAASKIAVLDLTANYTSLSNLITEKIQPDFAELGLTLKKFLVENISLPPEVEQALDKRSEMGVIGNLGAYTQYQAANAIEETAANPGTGGFGATGMAIGAGAVMAGQLSNAFQATQFNNQTANLNQAQTPPPVPVAVDYFLAVNGKSEGPYNIGQLTGMIDSNSMVWKKGMTAWAAANTLPELKAIFDNIPPPLPL